In Streptomyces sp. NBC_00341, the DNA window GGCGGAAGGGCCCCGTCTGGGGAAAGGTGTGGGCGGCGGAGAAGGGTGTGCCGGCCGTGTGTCCCTGGGCGGTCCAGTCGATGGGGGTGACCAGGCCCTCCTCCTCGATCGCGGAGCCCAGCCCGGCCATTCCGCGCTGTTCGAGCGTGGTGAGCAGGGTGTCGCGGTAGCGGGGTGCCAGTTGGCGCCACTCGCTGGTGCCTGGTCCGACGTCTGTGTTCGGGCACGGCGCCAGGACGTAGTGGAGGTGTTTGCCGGGCGGGGCCAGATCCGGGTCCGTCGCGGTGGGACGGGTGATGAGCAGGGAGGGGTCCGACATCAGTGATCCGTGGGTGAGTTCACCGAAGGTCTCCTTCCAGGCCGCACCGAACGAGATGGTGTGGTGGGCGAGGCCGGGCCAGGTGCGGTCGGTTCCGGCATGCAGGATCACCGCGGACGGAGAGTGGCGCAGAGCAAGGGGGCGGCGGGGGCTGCGACCGAGCAATCGGTAGCTGACGGGCAGATCCGGCGTCAGGACGACGGCATCACAGGCGATGCGCCGCTGGTCGGTGACGACGGCGGTGATCCGTTCTCCGGAACGCTCCAAACGGGTGACGGTGTGCCCGTAGTGGAATGCGGCGCCCGCCTCGGTCGCCGAGCGGGCCATCGCCTCCGGCAGTGCGTGCATACCGCCCCGCGGGAAATAGACCCCTGCGATGGTGTCCATGTAGGCGATGACGGCGTAGGCGGCCAGCGCGCGGGCCGGGGGCACACCGGCGTACAGGGCCTGGAAGGTGAAGACCCGGCGCAGCCGCTCGTCCTTGATGAAGTGTCCGACTCGCGCGTCGAGCCGTCCGAAGCCTCCGAGGGCGGCGAGCCGGGCCAGGTCGGGGTGGAGGAGCTGGAGCGGGGAGTCGAAGTTCGTGTCGATGAACCGGCGCATCTGTACGGCGTAGAGGCGCGTCAGCCAGGTCCGCAGCCTGCGGTAGCCGACCGCTTCCCTGGCGCCCGCGAACTGCTCGACCGCGGCTTCCATGGCCTCCGGTTCCGTGTGCACGTCCAGTTGCGTCCCGTCGGCGAACCGTGCCCGGTAGGCGGGGTGGAGAGGGATCAGCTCCAGTCGGCCGGTCAGAGTGTGGCCGATGGCCGCGAAGGCCTCCTCGACCAGATCCGGCATGGTCAGCACGGTCGGGCCGGTGTCCATGCGGTAGCCGCCGCGCTCCAGCAGCCCGGCCCTCCCGCCGGGCGAGGAGTCCCGCTCCACCACCGTGACCTGCCGTCCGGCGCCGAGCAGATGGAGAGCGGCGGACAGTCCCGCCAGCCCGGCACCGACCACCACCACGTGGTCGGTGGGGCCCTTCACGGTCATCACCGGGCTGTGCCCCCTTCTGCCGGACCCGTTGCGTCAGAAGGCGAGGAGGAGCCCGTCTCCAGGGCCGGGACGGGCCGGGTCCTCGGTTCCGCCGATGGAGTCGTGGCGGCTCCGGTGACGCTTTCGAACAGGCCGAGCAGGCGGTTTCCGGCGTACGGCTCCACGGAGGCCTCGGCCAGATGGCGTGCCGCGTGCTTCATGAGCCGGCCGGCTCTGTCCTCCATCTCGGCGCGGGCCCCGGTGGTCACGAGTACGTCGCGCACGTCGGTCAGGGCTTCGTCCGAGAGGTCGGCCCGGCCCAGGGCGTCGTCGAGAACGGCGCGCGCACTGCTGGTTCCGGCTCGCGACCGGGCCACAGCCATCAGGCAGGTCGGCTTGCCCTCGCGGATGTCGCCACCCGAAGGCTTACCGGTCTTGCCGGGGTCACCGAAGACACCCAGCAGATCGTCGCGGATCTG includes these proteins:
- a CDS encoding phytoene desaturase, with translation MMTVKGPTDHVVVVGAGLAGLSAALHLLGAGRQVTVVERDSSPGGRAGLLERGGYRMDTGPTVLTMPDLVEEAFAAIGHTLTGRLELIPLHPAYRARFADGTQLDVHTEPEAMEAAVEQFAGAREAVGYRRLRTWLTRLYAVQMRRFIDTNFDSPLQLLHPDLARLAALGGFGRLDARVGHFIKDERLRRVFTFQALYAGVPPARALAAYAVIAYMDTIAGVYFPRGGMHALPEAMARSATEAGAAFHYGHTVTRLERSGERITAVVTDQRRIACDAVVLTPDLPVSYRLLGRSPRRPLALRHSPSAVILHAGTDRTWPGLAHHTISFGAAWKETFGELTHGSLMSDPSLLITRPTATDPDLAPPGKHLHYVLAPCPNTDVGPGTSEWRQLAPRYRDTLLTTLEQRGMAGLGSAIEEEGLVTPIDWTAQGHTAGTPFSAAHTFPQTGPFRPRNLLRGTENAVLAGCGTTPGVGVPTVLISGKLAAERITGPRSGRPRPRPSSRRAGPHDAS